From a region of the Anoplopoma fimbria isolate UVic2021 breed Golden Eagle Sablefish chromosome 16, Afim_UVic_2022, whole genome shotgun sequence genome:
- the xirp2b gene encoding LOW QUALITY PROTEIN: xin actin-binding repeat-containing protein 2 (The sequence of the model RefSeq protein was modified relative to this genomic sequence to represent the inferred CDS: inserted 1 base in 1 codon), translating to MEESEVCSLPGGLASVRKQFETQETATSHNVTQFHFHHRTVQEMSNSEVTMSSSSRQVVAGSQQQNLNQEAMVSYSDSNFASSFENHQNETEEELPRYTTKELRDHFEKTIVEAAPQKIIKIGRDINRAKWSSNVTQNNTVTSNVYEASAYEAAEDTLAEVMDYEDFPPPPAEDSDYLPPPPPDLLEMASDSENIPACHYSPEPPEPSNSSKYPLNKEAYSKQRSMYELKRLYKHIHPEVRKNIEKEYYSDYTETENNQLENQEYMYEDDGGSPDDINDEEYMDWEEILPGEVQAMRWMFENKPLDTIKDETLDDEDDDTNKISEQEMILGKDVRRTAWMFETKPMDELSSHNINSTEYKNKFNKFDKGDVRAAAWLFETQTMDTLNKMHKEEDLTKEIVFTEEDGNATIYMIDNKYMESLGHTETIDESHLLRLRSVLEEIHGEVKTVTSTFDTQFKCIIMGQSSQMLEIKSVRKIESELENSIASRWLFDTQPLDMTNRESTSLKLVCSLSMEDSNKGDWGRWLFEIKTLDSLNEWESSKMEMKEVTGADVRKHCLVFETQPMDSLKDDSNARPGSIEEIIGGNVRSARHFFESSPRAERKTGPEVGKLQKAKVNEEVKGDVRHQKWRFESQPLEHIREDKKEVTRTVNVEDDLTQEDGTSCRADVRKNCWVFETKPMDTLKDDSNAQPVTKEDIIAGNVRSARHYFETDPAEELKELAEVGKLKKAAALNEEKGDVRHQKWRFESQPLEQIRQEKKEVIRTIDMEEIDRVDVSNYKQIFERTDLNWRDESQKILIEGATSGSVKANKNLFESTSMYAMQDSSGHFHEVKTVRREEVVKGDVTTCKWMFETRPIDQFDESIDKYQIIKGISKQEIEAGDVKTAKWLFETQPLDAIKYFSNIEDEEVMGTKINLDVVKGDVKTCKWLFETKPMDVLYERAELRGENESEEMQKGDVKTCTWLFETQAIDSIHDETETILKTCTVNQEDIRGKDVRTACFFFETEKLENLTGEETGSFKRVTEIDIASGDVSGMKYIFENQTSDIMTSTSEEVMQKLKIVQAEDIQKGNVVNCKWLFENQSIDTIHDSQEEFLSSRTVNDVQGGDVDKGRFIFETYSLDEIQETDKELMKMRKIVRDEDERGDVSNYTMMFENQPLYAIQDKEGLYHEVTTVTSEEVTRGDVVGTRWKFETKPLDAIRDTDEVYIIKSVTQQDMQKGDVTSAKWKFETQPLDRIAEENKTLIKTVNDIQGGNVRINKDRFESDALSQESVKTVNVSEIQKGDVRSAKWRFETQSIDKIRSMSSENLIETVKKEEVEKGDVKHSVWLFEKNPLDHIKEVDEDGSTTITSPEEISKADVKTTTWLFETTPFDDFNETKMEKTEIMGRSVKGTLEELYSQKMVRSKGILIEADEIGDVRMAKYQLMNKQAPEIQREDVIRGDLQTIMMNLLNRQERQERQIVIDSEEKGNISSTVHQLLNQESDSSIEREEILRGDIREAINNLFDESGSAKHGILIQEDEKGDVQMTLYSLLNKQENVNVEKEDIVRGDIKSALQRLSCSDKKDQAVKIRIDETEKGNVNFYSTCIESGALDYLKQFHVGPEETQSDRSEKEKIIGGDIKGTKLILGRNQTQIDRTVADVIPGDVQNTVKVFMSEPTLQSLQREEIVKGDLKATLNLLSESANQTVVVEKEEVVKGNIPKTMQCLERAQKQYKEVEKPDIVKGNIKGALRSLEKSSTSQVEAVVEDLVSGDVRATLKSLELAKQAVKEVEKEEIVRGDIRTTMQSLHDASSERRMCQQEIDVQGNVRGTIQLLMEPPSSPRMERSPSLERDVKGDVKMSIKSLYETQEQSQLEKEEVIKGDVKGTIKSLMETAQREAPKVRLGSYRRARVKQSPPVKNLNADAQRSIQKIKTANSVETSKEKHSISDDTEIVRTMSSSMEQSAQQSTTVVEHKTIIQNHGIKTLKTEFRNLKSKGKGMKKVDKTKVKTDDYILKQHGPEPDLPLPPPPVTDADLPLPPPPPSVDCDIDHLPLPPPPLTDEQDFLPPPPSQQELDSMPAQAIHPSPAKAKKMTVKKVKAPILHPVPKLEPKVEFSKTQQVELTSETMMVEMSQNQSKTTTHTSKTVSSEIPQLPESPKPLKKVYIPSVKFTPPPSPPPSMRGKMSRFNTPLIKAEGKYRKYVEENTPPTTPTPTYIHDSVTAALEMLSNIDTEQSNNNASEITQESAVHSDSLSCDLSKHVVVSNTSHSNVSASHDKICTDSRVVESSKQQITSSVSGVKQQMHTTTQNTISVSSEQSAQSFMADKVETSMTDVAKIENMMSDRKKDSKNLKSKSSNEPHDKNKNEIHSDNSQIEENESKSNSEKKDKNVKESRSPQRDNKKKNDHSPTKSQEKVSVQPTQTEKTAANTKGKAGKQNQKGKKNNKQEKQVETKTSSESEKQSVSQDVKVNVKEAAEVKVISESKEVKTELEQGIKKVTSSSAASMPAITASIPDSQPETPTPTKKKKKSKKSKGGAQPGQGKEISTESKTGIIETNTATSKKSNQTQETIAISLIQKSTNEEQIQVQREVITTESKGDQNLQQQKAVQKQKKGSQKKKEVTAIQQSKEEPPEESQDVPITVTGESEQNKREKSTAGRTEESQRQEAQVLISHITETQRVSKKTDSKSVKTLLNTVPDWLMSPERMCELEDAVVESDQKSEEILSRVRKLADYETMEKHESEATSEKSVSGGATPKISKISIGSAKIENQTKKKTSHERRKEEVSQFKSVDLRAPSPLLRMRSPSPTFITIESTRRTDSPYRVTPSPTLLHRPHTPPTPPPRRCDTPTSWLTRITPSPTFDRAENLARLKDTTAKLSRGVTPPPPLPQHISERKSEIVESPASFHRQIKIEAQLVEASENIATEKPTKSLSREAQWADVYSAHVEEDQANILEGLNASGIQSYSHMSFCQNDPDLSDALDIPEPSSVSVKEKREFFEEAQKAEIHKAYVRKEPIAIPERLGPDMEDLEAENKNEEDDELPRADMYGLVNKFESPEEKFSIRKELIPFTEWLHDTESTDFDKEKANILEQEMPDFDIQAIKNVFELVEQGFSFRDEKKDQEETVSSLRETAADTSKWESPQETKRGSRQSTPLPPQKTEVDIVPAEPSAFSETKSMTEHFSDVDEFGNKVTGIRTAVSEHSESVSTQRGPFXYADAVKKKAAAAKETEFYDDDATDKLLSNFQKTWTESESVFKSLGYTISEETTSQVVSHQTKIVSSAGSSSKVGALHSMLEESLSDGCSDSGQKEVP from the exons ATGGAAGAGTCGGAGGTTTGTTCCCTGCCTGGGGGACTTGCCAGTGTGAGGAAACAATTTGAGACCCAGGAAACTGCAACATCACACAATGTAACCCAGTTCCATTTTCATCACAGAACTGTGCAG GAAATGTCCAACTCTGAGGTGACAATGtcaagcagcagcagacaggtCGTCGCAGGCAGTCAGCAGCAAAATTTGAACCAAGAAGCAATG gTGTCTTACAGTGACAGTAACTTTGCATCCAGCTTTGAAAACCATCAAAATGAAACAG AAGAGGAGTTACCCAGGTACACTACAAAGGAACTGAGGGatcactttgaaaaaacaataGTAGAGGCTGCTCCACAAAAAATTATTAAA ATTGGACGTGATATCAATCGAGCAAAGTGGTCCTCAaatgtgacacaaaacaacactgtgACTAGTAACGTGTATGAAGCATCCGCTTATGAGGCAGCAGAAGACACATTGGCTGAAGTGATGGATTATGAGGACTTTCCGCCCCCACCAGCTGAGGATTCTGACTATCTTCCACCCCCGCCTCCAGATTTACTAGAAATGGCATCAGACAGTGAAAATATTCCGGCATGCCATTACTCCCCTGAGCCTCCAGAACCGTCAAACTCCTCCAAATACCCACTCAACAAAGAAGCTTACAGCAAGCAGAGGAGCATGTATGAGCTGAAACGTCTTTACAAGCACATTCATCCTGAGGTTCGTAAGAATATAGAAAAGGAATACTACAGTGATTACACTGAAACTGAGAACAACCAGTTAGAGAACCAGGAATACATGTATGAGGATGATGGTGGTAGTCCCGATGATATCAACGATGAAGAATACATGGACTGGGAGGAGATTCTCCCCGGGGAGGTGCAGGCAATGCGATGGATGTTTGAAAATAAGCCACTGGACACCATTAAGGATGAAACTCTGGATGACGAGGATGACGACACCAACAAAATATCTGAACAGGAAATGATTCTTGGAAAAGATGTGAGACGTACTGCTTGGATGTTTGAGACCAAACCAATGGATGAGCTGAGTTCCCACAATATAAACTcaacagaatataaaaacaaattcaacaaattTGATAAAGGAGATGTCCGTGCTGCAGCATGGTTGTTTGAAACCCAGACAATGGACActctaaataaaatgcataagGAGGAGGATTTAACAAAAGAGATTGTGTTCACAGAGGAGGATGGGAATGCTACTATTTACATGATTGACAATAAGTACATGGAAAGCCTTGGCCATACTGAGACCATTGACGAGAGCCACCTGTTGAGACTGAGGTCAGTGTTAGAGGAAATCCATGGAGAAGTAAAAACTGTTACGAGTACTTTTGACACTCAGTTTAAATGCATCATTATGGGACAATCGAGCCAAATGCTGGAGATTAAGTCTGTGCGTAAAATTGAAAGTGAATTGGAGAATTCCATTGCTTCACGTTGGCTTTTCGATACCCAACCCCTGGACATGACGAACAGAGAATCTACATCTTTAAAACTTGTTTGTAGTCTTTCCATGGAGGACAGCAATAAGGGAGACTGGGGCAGGTGGTTGTTTGAGATAAAGACATTAGATTCTCTCAATGAGTGGGAAAGCTCAAAAATGGAGATGAAAGAGGTTACTGGAGCTGATGTGCGCAAGCACTGCTTAGTGTTTGAAACACAGCCAATGGATTCTCTGAAGGATGACTCCAATGCGAGACCCGGTTCTATTGAAGAAATTATCGGGGGCAATGTTAGATCTGCAAGGCACTTTTTTGAAAGCAGCCCTCgagcagagaggaaaactgGCCCTGAGGTCGGAAAACTTCAAAAGGCAAAAGTAAATGAAGAAGTGAAAGGAGATGTGAGACACCAAAAGTGGCGCTTTGAGAGTCAACCTCTAGAGCACATAAGAGAAGATAAGAAAGAGGTTACTCGCACTGTGAATGTTGAGGACGACCTCACACAGGAGGATGGCACAAGCTGCAGGGCAGATGTTCGCAAGAACTGCTGGGTATTTGAGACCAAGCCAATGGATACTTTAAAAGATGATTCAAATGCTCAGCCTGTGACAAAAGAGGACATTATTGCAGGTAACGTGAGATCAGCCAGACATTATTTTGAAACCGATCCAGCTGAGGAGTTGAAGGAGCTTGCAGAGGTGGGCAAACTGAAAAAAGCAGCCGCGCTTAATGAGGAGAAGGGCGATGTTAGACATCAGAAATGGCGATTTGAAAGCCAACCCCTGGAGCAGATCagacaggaaaagaaagaggtCATCCGAACGATCGACATGGAAGAAATTGATAGAGTTGACGTCTCAAATTACAAGCAAATCTTTGAGCGCACAGATTTAAACTGGAGGGATGAATCTCAAAAGATTCTCATAGAGGgtgcaacctccggttctgtgaaagcaaataaaaaccTGTTTGAGTCTACTTCCATGTATGCCATGCAAGACAGCTCAGGGCACTTCCATGAGGTGAAAACAGTGCGGCGTGAAGAGGTTGTGAAAGGAGATGTAACAACGTGCAAGTGGATGTTTGAAACGCGGCCAATCGACCAGTTTGATGAAAGCATTGATAAATACCAAATTATCAAGGGCATCTCCAAACAAGAAATAGAAGCTGGTGATGTTAAAACTGCAAAGTGGTTGTTTGAAACACAGCCTCTTGATGCTATTAAGTATTTCAGCAATATTGAAGATGAAGAGGTTATggggacaaaaataaatcttgatgTCGTGAAGGGTGATGTGAAAACCTGCAAGTGGCTGTTTGAGACAAAACCAATGGACGTCCTGTATGAAAGAGCGGAGTTAAGGGGTGAAAATGAATCCGAAGAAATGCAAAAGGGAGATGTGAAAACTTGCACATGGCTATTTGAGACACAAGCAATCGATAGTATCCACGATGAGACAGAGACTATTCTGAAAACGTGCACTGTCAATCAAGAGGACATTAGAGGAAAGGATGTGAGAacagcttgttttttctttgagacAGAGAAACTGGAGAACCTCACTGGGGAGGAGACGGGCTCTTTTAAGCGAGTCACTGAGATAGACATTGCGTCTGGAGACGTGTCTGGGATGAAGTATATTTTTGAAAACCAAACATCCGATATCATGACATCTACATCTGAGGAAGTAATGCAAAAGCTCAAGATAGTTCAGGCTGAAGACATACAAAAAGGAAACGTAGTGAACTGCAAATGGCTCTTTGAAAACCAATCAATAGATACAATACACGATAGCCAAGAGGAATTTCTGAGCAGCCGCACAGTGAATGATGTACAAGGCGGAGATGTAGACAAGGGGCGTTTCATTTTTGAGACCTACTCCTTAGATGAAATTcaggagacagacaaagagctgATGAAAATGCGAAAAATTGTCCGCGATGAAGATGAAAGGGGCGATGTTAGTAATTACACCATGATGTTTGAAAATCAGCCCCTTTACGCCATTCAGGACAAAGAGGGACTATACCACGAGGTCACCACTGTCACAAGCGAAGAAGTAACCCGAGGTGATGTTGTCGGAACCCGGTGGAAGTTTGAAACCAAGCCCCTTGACGCTATCAGGGACACTGATGAGGTCTATATCATTAAATCTGTCACACAACAGGATATGCAAAAAGGAGATGTCACCTCTGCCAAGTGGAAATTTGAGACACAACCACTCGACAGGATTGCTGAAGAAAATAAGACTCtcataaaaacagtgaatgaTATTCAGGGAGGCAATGTTAGGATAAACAAAGATCGTTTTGAGTCTGACGCACTGTCGCAGGAATCTGTTAAAACGGTTAATGTGAGTGAAATACAAAAAGGTGATGTCAGGTCTGCGAAATGGAGATTTGAAACCCAGTCCATTGACAAAATAAGAAGCATGAGCTCTGAAAATCTGATTGAAACGgttaaaaaagaggaagttgAAAAGGGAGATGTTAAACATTCAGTCTGGCTCTTTGAGAAAAACCCCCTTGATCACATTAAAGAGGTAGATGAGGACGGAAGTACAACCATCACATCACCAGAGGAGATTTCCAAAGCGGATGTAAAGACAACAACGTGGTTATTTGAAACGACACCATTTGATGACTTTAATGAGACAAAAATGGAGAAGACTGAAATCATGGGCAGGAGTGTCAAAGGAACTCTTGAGGAACTGTATAGTCAGAAAATGGTGAGGTCGAAGGGAATACTTATTGAAGCTGATGAAATAGGCGACGTTCGGATGGCAAAATACCAGCTTATGAATAAGCAGGCTCCGGAAATTCAACGAGAGGATGTCATCAGGGGAGATCTGCAGACTATTATGATGAACCTGCTGAACAGACAGGAAAGACAGGAGCGGCAGATAGTCATAGATTCAGAAGAGAAGGGTAATATCAGTTCTACGGTGCATCAACTTCTCAACCAAGAGAGTGACAGCAGTATTGAAAGGGAGGAAATATTACGAGGTGACATTCGAGAAGCTATAAACAACCTTTTTGATGAGAGCGGGTCAGCAAAACATGGAATACTCATCCAGGAGGACGAAAAAGGAGACGTTCAGATGACATTATATTCCCTTCTCAATAAACAAGAGAACGTTAATGTTGAAAAAGAGGACATTGTAAGAGGCGATATAAAGAGTGCCCTTCAAAGACTGTCCTGCTCAGACAAGAAAGATCAGGCAGTTAAGATAAGGATAGACGAGActgaaaaaggaaatgtcaaCTTTTACTCCACATGCATCGAATCTGGGGCTCTTGACTATCTTAAACAGTTCCATGTAGGACCTGAGGAGACTCAGTCTGACAGATCAGAAAAAGAGAAGATCATTGGAGGCGACATCAAGGGCACTAAACTCATCCTCGGCCGTAATCAAACGCAAATTGATCGTACAGTGGCTGATGTTATACCTGGTGATGTTCAAAACACGGTAAAAGTTTTCATGTCAGAGCCAACCCTCCAAAGCCTGCAAAGGGAGGAGATAGTCAAAGGCGATTTAAAAGCTACTTTGAATTTATTGTCTGAATCAGCAAATCAGACCGTTGTTgtagagaaagaggaggtggtGAAAGGCAACATACCGAAAACAATGCAGTGCCTGGAGAGGGCTCAAAAGCAATACAAAGAGGTGGAGAAGCCAGATATCGTAAAGGGAAATATCAAAGGGGCTCTGAGATCTCTTGAAAAATCATCGACATCTCAAGTTGAAGCTGTTGTCGAGGATTTAGTTTCTGGAGATGTGAGGGCCACACTGAAATCACTGGAGCTGGCAAAGCAAGCTGTGAAGGAAGTTGAAAAGGAGGAAATTGTCAGGGGTGATATTCGCACAACTATGCAAAGTCTGCACGATGCCTCCAGTGAGAGGAGGATGTGTCAACAGGAAATAGATGTTCAGGGGAACGTCAGAGGAACAATTCAGCTCTTAATGGAGCCTCCGTCGTCACCAAGGATGGAAAGGAGTCCAAGCCTCGAGCGTGATGTAAAGGGTGATGTGAAGATGTCAATTAAGTCATTGTATGAGACGCAGGAGCAATCCCAGCTGGAGAAAGAAGAAGTGATAAAGGGTGATGTTAAAGGCACTATTAAATCACTGATGGAAACAGCACAGCGTGAAGCTCCTAAAGTCAGACTTGGATCATACAGAAGAGCTCGAGTCAAGCAGAGCCCTCCGGTTAAAAACCTAAATGCTGATGCACAGAGGAGCATACAGAAGATAAAAACTGCTAATTCAGTTGAGACATCAAAAGAAAAGCACTCCATCTCTGATGACACTGAAATTGTCAGAACAATGTCAAGTTCCATGGAGCAGTCTGCTCAGCAATCGACAACTGTGGTGGAGCATAAAACGATTATCCAAAACCACGGcatcaaaacattaaagacaGAGTTTCGTAATCTAAAGTCAAAGGGAAAGGGAATGAAAAAAGTAGATAAAACCAAAGTAAAAACTGATGATTACATCCTAAAACAACATGGGCCAGAGCCTGATCTGCCTCTCCCACCTCCACCAGTGACAGACGCtgaccttcctcttcctcctcctccccccagtGTTGATTGTGACATTGATCACCTTCCtcttccaccaccaccactaacCGATGAGCAGGACTTCCtcccaccccctccctctcaACAAGAACTGGATAGCATGCCAGCACAGGCAATTCATCCCTCACCAGCAAAGGCAAAAAAGATGACGGTCAAAAAAGTGAAAGCTCCGATTTTACATCCGGTCCCAAAGCTGGAGCCTAAGGTGGAATTCAGTAAAACACAACAGGTGGAGCTTACATCCGAGACAATGATGGTAGAAATGAGTCAAAACCAATCTAAAACCACAACACATACATCAAAAACAGTTTCATCTGAAATCCCTCAACTTCCTGAGTCACCAAAACCGCTTAAGAAAGTTTACATCCCTTCTGTGAAATTCacccctccaccctctcctccgCCTTCCATGAGAGGGAAAATGAGTAGATTTAACACTCCATTAATAAAAGCAGAAGGAAAGTACCGGAAATATGTGGAGGAAAACACACCCCCAACCACTCCAACACCCACTTACATACATGACTCAGTTACCGCTGCTCTAGAAATGCTCTCCAACATCGATACAGAGCAGTCAAATAACAATGCATCTGAAATCACACAGGAGAGCGCTGTTCATTCAGATTCCCTATCATGTGATTTATCTAAGCATGTCGTAGTCTCAAATACCAGCCACAGCAATGTCAGCGCTAGCCATGACAAAATATGCACAGATTCAAGAGTTGTTGAATCATCCAAACAGCAAATT ACCTCATCAGTATCAGGTGTTAAACAACAGATGCATACGACTACACAGAACACTATTTCTGTTTCCTCCGAGCAGTCTGCTCAGTCTTTCATGGCTGACAAAGTTGAGACCTCAATGACTGATGTTGCAAAAATTGAAAACATGATGTCTGACAGAAAGAAGGATTCtaaaaatctgaaatcaaaGAGCTCCAACGAGCCtcatgataaaaacaaaaatgaaatacactCTGATAACAGCCAAATCGAGGAGAATGAAAGCAAATCAAATTCtgagaaaaaggacaaaaatgtcaaagagtCCAGATCACCACAGCGTGataacaagaagaaaaatgatcATTCTCCTACCAAGAGCCAAGAGAAAGTTTCAGTTCAGCCAACGCAAACAGAAAAGACAGCTGCCAATACGAAGGGAAAAGCCggcaaacaaaatcaaaaggggaaaaagaacAATAAGCAAGAAAAGCAAGTAGAGACAAAAACGTCAAGTGAGAGCGAGAAACAGAGTGTTTCACAAGATGTTAAGGTGAATGTGAAGGAAGCTGCTGAGGTGAAAGTGATCAGTGAATCtaaagaagtaaagacagaGTTAGAACAGGGGATTAAGAAAGTTACTTCCTCTTCTGCTGCCTCCATGCCTGCTATTACTGCTAGCATACCTGACAGCCAACCAGAAACTCCAACTcccacaaaaaagaaaaagaagtccAAGAAGTCTAAAGGTGGTGCACAGCCAGGTCAAGGTAAAGAGATTTCCACAGAATCAAAGACAGGAATCATAGAAACCAATACAGCAACGTCtaaaaaatcaaaccaaactcAAGAAACAATTGCAATTTCCCTAATTCAAAAAAGTACAAATGAAGAGCAGATTCAAGTCCAGAGAGAAGTCATTACCACAGAAAGCAAAGGCGATCAGAATTTGCAGCAACAAAAAGCAGTTCAAAAGCAAAAGAAGGGATctcaaaagaagaaagaagtgaCAGCTATTCAGCAGAGCAAAGAGGAGCCACCGGAAGAAAGTCAGGATGTCCCAATTACAGTGACAGGCGAGTCGGAGCAAAATAAACGGGAAAAGTCCACAGCGGGGAGAACAGAAGAATCTCAGAGGCAGGAAGCCCAAGTGTTAATCTCTCAcatcacagagacacaaagagttTCAAAGAAGACTGATTCTAAATCTGTGAAGACTCTGCTTAATACAGTTCCAGATTGGCTGATGAGTCCTGAGAGAATGTGCGAACTGGAGGATGCTGTGGTGGAGAGCGATCAAAAAAGCGAAGAAATTCTTTCACGTGTGAGGAAACTGGCAGATTATGAAACAATGGAGAAGCATGAAAGTGAGGCAACATCTGAGAAATCTGTTTCCGGTGGGGCAACACCAAAAATATCAAAGATCAGTATTGGTTCTGCCAAAATCGAGaaccaaacaaagaagaagaccTCCCATGAAAGACGGAAAGAAGAAGTGAGTCAGTTCAAGTCTGTCGACCTCCGGGCTCCCTCGCCGTTACTGAGGATGCGCTCGCCCTCCCCAACGTTTATCACCATTGAATCCACACGACGAACTGACTCACCCTACAGAGTTACGCCATCACCTACCCTGCTGCATAGgccacacacacctcccacgCCGCCGCCACGCAGGTGTGACACCCCGACATCATGGCTCACTAGAATCACGCCCTCTCCCACTTTTGACAGGGCAGAAAATTTGGCTCGACTCAAAGACACAACAGCCAAGCTCTCGCGTGGCGTCACCCCACCACCGCCACTCCCCCAACATATCTCAGAGAGGAAATCTGAGATTGTGGAATCACCTGCGTCTTTCCATCGGCAAATCAAAATCGAGGCCCAACTTGTGGAGGCTTCAGAGAATATTGCAACAGAAAAGCCTACAAAGAGTTTATCCAGGGAGGCTCAGTGGGCTGATGTATATTCTGCACATGTAGAAGAAGATCAGGCTAATATTTTGGAGGGTTTGAATGCAAGTGGAATACAAAGTTACTCCCACATGTCATTTTGTCAAAATGACCCAGATCTTAGTGATGCTTTAGATATTCCAGAGCCATCATCTGTATCTgtcaaagaaaagagagagtttTTTGAAGAAGCTCAAAAGGCTGAAATTCATAAAGCCTATGTGCGAAAGGAGCCCATAGCTATCCCTGAACGATTGGGCCCAGACATGGAGGACTTAGAGGCAGAAAATAAgaatgaagaagatgatgagcTTCCCAGGGCGGACATGTACGGTCTTGTAAACAAGTTTGAATCACCAGAAGAGAAATTCTCTATCAGAAAAGAGCTTATCCCATTCACAGAGTGGCTTCACGACACGGAAAGCACAGATTTTGacaaagagaaagcaaacaTCCTGGAACAGGAAATGCCAGATTTTGACATCCAGgctattaaaaatgtttttgaactgGTTGAGCAAGGTTTCTCATTCAGAGATGAGAAAAAGGATCAGGAGGAGACTGTGTCAAGCCTGCgtgaaacagcagcagacactTCAAAGTGGGAAAGTCCtcaagagacaaagagaggctCACGGCAGagcacccccctccctcctcagaAAACTGAGGTAGATATTGTGCCAGCAGAACCATCAGCATTTTCTGAAACCAAATCAATGACAGAACATTTCTCAGATGTTGATGAGTTCGGTAACAAGGTCACCGGAATAAGGACAGCCGTCTCTGAGCACTCTGAGAGTGTGTCAACCCAACGGGGTCCTT CCTACGCTgatgcagttaaaaaaaaggctgcagcaGCAAAGGAAACGGAATTCTACGATGACGACGCTACTGATAAGTTGCTGAGTAATTTCCAGAAAACATGGACAGAGAGTGAATCTGTGTTCAAGAGTCTTGGCTACACTATTTCTGAGGAGACAACATCCCAAGTTGTGTCACATCAGACGAAGATTGTCTCCTCTG cag GTTCGAGTTCCAAAGTCGGAGCTCTGCACAGTATGTTGGAGGAGAGCTTATCCGATGGATGCTCTGATAGTGGACAAAAAGAAGTACCATAA